One window from the genome of Diabrotica virgifera virgifera chromosome 6, PGI_DIABVI_V3a encodes:
- the LOC126887222 gene encoding guanine nucleotide exchange factor MSS4 homolog translates to MPDCSENFEKEISDGKNARSIKCKYCNSVILTPLCASFSSFEFQLPLMKQTKNSEDNPEKETVSLFWAVTDMFTFQNVGFSNTVGTTKYLTCADCELGPIGYHDLSNKMSYVALTRVLHS, encoded by the exons atgcCTGATTGTAGCGAGAATTTTGAAAAAGAAATTTCTGATGGAAAAAATGCGAGAAGTATAAAGTGTAAATACTGCAACTCAGTTATTTTAACCCCATTATGtgcttctttctcatcttttgaG TTTCAGTTACCATTAATGAAACAAACTAAGAACAGCGAGGATAATCCAGAAAAAGAAACCGTTTCCCTTTTCTGGGCAGTGACTGACATGTTTACTTTTCAAAATGTTGGTTTTTCAAATacagtgggtacaacaaaatatcTTACATGTGCAGACTGTGAGTTGGGCCCAATAGGATATCATGATTTGTCGAATAAAATGAGTTATGTTGCACTTACAAGAGTGTTACATAGCTAG
- the LOC126887221 gene encoding 40S ribosomal protein S7 isoform X1 produces the protein MCTKNNFRDVNSESFLSSAMATKIIKSGGAEPDAFETQVAQSLLELEMNSDLKAQLRELHITKAREIELNNKKSVIIYVPMPKLKQFQKIQTRLVRELEKKFSGKHVVFVGERKILPKPTRKTRAANKQKRPRSRTLTSVYDAILEDLVFPAEIVGKRIRVRLDGSQLIKVHLDKNQQTTIEHKVDTFASVYKKLTGREVTFEFPEPYL, from the exons ATGTGCACGAAAAATAATTTTCGGGATGTAAACAGTGAAAGTTTCTTAAGTTCTGCA ATGGCTACGAAAATTATAAAATCCGGTGGGGCTGAGCCCGATGCCTTTGAAACACAAGTTGCCCAATCTTTGCTTGAGCTGGAAATGAACTCTGATTTAAAAGCTCAGCTTAGAGAATTGCATATTACAAAAGCTAGAGAaatagaattaaataataagAAG AGCGTAATTATCTACGTTCCAATGCCAAAATTGAAACAATTCCAAAAAATTCAAACTAGGCTAGTACGTGAATTGGAAAAGAAGTTCAGTGGCAAACACGTAGTATTTGTAGGTGAACGTAAAATTTTACCTAAACCAACAAGGAAAACCCGTGCTGCCAACAAACAAAAAAGACCAAGGTCTCGTACTTTGACTTCAGTATATGATGCTATCTTAGAAGATCTTGTATTTCCTGCAGAAATCGTTGGCAAGAGGATTCGTGTAAGGTTAGATGGATCACAACTCATCAAAGTACATTTGGACAAAAACCAACAAACTACTATTGAACATAAG GTTGATACTTTTGCTTCAGTTTACAAGAAGCTTACTGGTAGAGAGGTAACCTTCGAATTTCCAGAACCCTATTTGTAA
- the LOC126887221 gene encoding 40S ribosomal protein S7 isoform X2, giving the protein MATKIIKSGGAEPDAFETQVAQSLLELEMNSDLKAQLRELHITKAREIELNNKKSVIIYVPMPKLKQFQKIQTRLVRELEKKFSGKHVVFVGERKILPKPTRKTRAANKQKRPRSRTLTSVYDAILEDLVFPAEIVGKRIRVRLDGSQLIKVHLDKNQQTTIEHKVDTFASVYKKLTGREVTFEFPEPYL; this is encoded by the exons ATGGCTACGAAAATTATAAAATCCGGTGGGGCTGAGCCCGATGCCTTTGAAACACAAGTTGCCCAATCTTTGCTTGAGCTGGAAATGAACTCTGATTTAAAAGCTCAGCTTAGAGAATTGCATATTACAAAAGCTAGAGAaatagaattaaataataagAAG AGCGTAATTATCTACGTTCCAATGCCAAAATTGAAACAATTCCAAAAAATTCAAACTAGGCTAGTACGTGAATTGGAAAAGAAGTTCAGTGGCAAACACGTAGTATTTGTAGGTGAACGTAAAATTTTACCTAAACCAACAAGGAAAACCCGTGCTGCCAACAAACAAAAAAGACCAAGGTCTCGTACTTTGACTTCAGTATATGATGCTATCTTAGAAGATCTTGTATTTCCTGCAGAAATCGTTGGCAAGAGGATTCGTGTAAGGTTAGATGGATCACAACTCATCAAAGTACATTTGGACAAAAACCAACAAACTACTATTGAACATAAG GTTGATACTTTTGCTTCAGTTTACAAGAAGCTTACTGGTAGAGAGGTAACCTTCGAATTTCCAGAACCCTATTTGTAA